One window of Nostoc sp. C052 genomic DNA carries:
- a CDS encoding iron uptake porin: MFNRSFHNLFMESVILGATLLVSTSAHAEDSKLVAEIGNFRDNPLVTTIAQTPKIPAINSDINVQQINRMSQVTSVSQFSDVQPTDWAFGALQSLVERYACIAGYPNSTYRGNRAITRYEFAAGLNACLSRINELIATATSDLVTKEDLTIVQRLQEEFTAELATLRGRVDNLEARTAELEANQFSTTTKLSAEAIFVITNAFQGTVNGDNTVFQDRVRLVFKTSFTGKDTLNTRLTAGNATILQLPGGSAEGLQTFNLAPSNNQVAVDWLSYYFPVGSKIDAYIGAINGVFFDFVPTLSPYLDSATGGGRALTEFASSSPIYRIGGGAGGGFNYRLSDQLVLSLAYLAGDHANPQPDSGFFNGQYSAFGQIAWNPNKNSGIGLTYVNAYQNRGGIFDLGSGFTLVGTQQANTPFERTITNSYGVEAFYKFSPRFAVNGFFGYTNAKNLAGSGSADIWYYALGLAFPDLGKQGNLGGVIVGAEPYRGGNPAPANDLSLHIEGFYKYQFTDNIAITPGVIWITAPAQNNDNQDAVIGTVRTTFTF, encoded by the coding sequence ATGTTCAATCGTTCATTTCATAATTTATTTATGGAATCGGTGATTTTGGGTGCTACTTTGCTAGTCAGCACATCAGCCCATGCCGAAGACAGTAAATTAGTGGCTGAAATTGGCAATTTCAGGGATAATCCCTTGGTAACAACCATCGCCCAAACACCTAAAATTCCTGCAATCAATAGTGATATAAATGTCCAACAGATAAACAGGATGTCTCAGGTAACATCTGTATCTCAGTTTTCAGATGTGCAACCAACTGATTGGGCATTTGGCGCACTTCAATCTTTAGTTGAGCGTTATGCATGTATTGCGGGATATCCAAATAGCACTTATCGAGGAAACCGCGCCATTACTCGCTATGAATTTGCAGCAGGTTTAAATGCTTGTTTATCTCGGATCAACGAGCTAATTGCAACAGCTACATCTGATTTAGTTACCAAAGAAGACTTAACTATTGTACAAAGACTGCAAGAAGAATTTACTGCTGAACTAGCAACTTTGCGGGGTCGTGTTGATAATTTAGAAGCTAGGACTGCGGAACTAGAAGCAAATCAGTTTTCAACAACTACAAAGCTTTCTGCGGAAGCTATTTTTGTGATTACAAATGCCTTTCAAGGCACAGTTAATGGAGATAATACAGTTTTTCAAGATAGAGTTCGCCTCGTTTTCAAAACTAGTTTTACAGGTAAAGACACTCTCAATACTCGTTTAACTGCTGGAAACGCTACTATTTTGCAGCTTCCTGGTGGTTCAGCCGAAGGTTTGCAAACCTTCAATCTTGCTCCTAGTAACAATCAAGTAGCCGTAGATTGGCTCTCTTACTATTTTCCAGTTGGTAGCAAAATCGATGCTTACATAGGAGCAATAAATGGAGTATTTTTTGACTTTGTTCCGACTCTGAGTCCATATCTCGATAGTGCTACGGGTGGCGGTCGCGCTTTGACAGAATTTGCTTCCTCTAGCCCTATCTATCGTATTGGTGGTGGTGCTGGTGGAGGATTCAATTATCGACTCAGTGACCAATTGGTATTGAGTTTGGCTTACTTAGCAGGAGATCATGCCAATCCTCAGCCAGACAGCGGTTTTTTTAATGGTCAATACAGCGCCTTTGGACAAATAGCATGGAACCCCAACAAGAACTCTGGCATTGGTTTGACTTATGTAAATGCCTACCAAAATCGGGGAGGAATATTTGACCTTGGTAGTGGTTTTACACTAGTCGGAACACAACAAGCCAATACTCCATTTGAGCGGACGATTACCAACTCTTACGGAGTCGAAGCCTTCTATAAATTTAGTCCTCGATTTGCAGTCAATGGCTTCTTTGGCTACACTAACGCCAAGAATCTGGCAGGTAGTGGTAGTGCAGATATTTGGTACTATGCTCTGGGATTGGCATTCCCAGACTTAGGTAAACAAGGCAACCTTGGTGGTGTTATTGTGGGTGCAGAACCTTATCGGGGTGGTAATCCTGCACCTGCAAACGATTTATCCTTACACATTGAAGGTTTTTACAAGTATCAGTTTACAGATAACATTGCTATCACCCCTGGCGTAATTTGGATCACTGCTCCGGCTCAAAACAATGACAATCAGGATGCCGTAATTGGCACTGTCAGGACAACCTTCACCTTTTGA